From Amphritea atlantica, a single genomic window includes:
- a CDS encoding marine proteobacterial sortase target protein, giving the protein MNKQLPHLITLLMCWLLIAPAQASIEDTDTSPQLLINDAQQGSQPALLMTSHIKGQVNGLVVSMTLTQEFQNTSANWVNGRYVFPLPDDAVVDSLTLTNEDRVLQGVVKEKQEAKKIFAQAKAAGKKAGLLEQNRPNLFAMSMANIAPQSIVKAEITWVQKVHYEGGVFSLSLPTTLTPRYIPGESLQLSLNELTEQAEPVAATIQQGWAVHTDQVPDASEITPPQVTGMKRVDTHRIDIDIHLNAGLPLDKVSSISHAIKVEQQGSAYRVSFQNKDELMDRDVLLQWQAAAHSIPQAAMFTEKQGEAYYNLIMINPPVKNIVSTLPKDVTFIIDTSGSMAGGSMEQAKNGLLTALNLLSRKDRFNIIEFNNKSNQLYDDSHSVSDDSLRSAQTFVKNLHADGGTEMMGALKRAIAQPEHEEYLRQIIFITDGSVGNEKALFSYINQHLGKARLFTVGIGSAPNTHFMHGAAKYGRGTSTQISDLSEVNAKITRLFEKLSYPVMRDIKAQWPSDITVESYPANIPDLYVSEPIMLIARSEQPIDTVTLTGQIAGQLWQQQLTVEQGGTASAENINKIWALDKVNDLIEKSVLYGEPVTKYKNDIVKIGVENQIVTQFTSFVAVEKEISKPEHAVAKDAQVPNLLPNAKKVHAPGTATPATLQIILGLILLLCALVYQRFAQRPRQKGLQA; this is encoded by the coding sequence ATGAACAAGCAACTACCCCATCTGATAACGCTATTGATGTGCTGGTTATTAATAGCCCCCGCACAGGCCAGCATCGAAGACACCGATACTTCACCGCAACTATTGATTAATGATGCTCAGCAAGGTTCACAACCGGCCCTGTTAATGACTAGTCACATTAAAGGGCAGGTTAATGGTCTGGTAGTGTCTATGACTCTGACTCAGGAATTTCAAAACACCAGCGCCAATTGGGTCAACGGCCGATATGTGTTTCCATTACCAGATGATGCCGTTGTCGATAGCTTAACGCTGACAAATGAAGATCGCGTTTTACAGGGTGTCGTCAAGGAAAAACAGGAAGCCAAAAAGATTTTTGCACAGGCGAAAGCAGCCGGTAAAAAAGCGGGCTTACTAGAACAAAATCGTCCCAATTTATTTGCTATGTCGATGGCGAATATCGCCCCTCAATCAATAGTCAAAGCAGAAATAACCTGGGTACAAAAAGTGCATTATGAAGGCGGCGTGTTTTCATTATCCCTACCCACAACCCTTACGCCTCGCTACATTCCAGGAGAAAGCCTGCAACTTAGTTTGAACGAGTTAACCGAACAAGCTGAACCGGTTGCAGCAACCATACAGCAGGGTTGGGCGGTACACACCGATCAGGTTCCAGATGCATCAGAGATCACACCTCCACAAGTAACAGGAATGAAGAGAGTCGATACGCACCGTATTGATATAGATATTCATCTGAATGCGGGTCTGCCCTTGGATAAGGTTTCAAGCATCAGTCATGCAATAAAAGTAGAGCAGCAAGGATCGGCTTATCGGGTCAGTTTTCAGAATAAAGATGAACTCATGGACAGGGATGTATTGTTGCAGTGGCAAGCCGCGGCGCATTCAATTCCCCAGGCGGCTATGTTCACCGAGAAACAGGGAGAGGCTTATTACAACTTAATCATGATCAATCCACCGGTAAAAAATATTGTGTCAACCTTGCCAAAAGATGTGACCTTTATTATAGATACCTCCGGATCAATGGCTGGCGGCTCAATGGAACAGGCTAAAAATGGATTGTTGACCGCCTTAAATCTGTTATCGCGTAAAGACCGTTTTAATATTATTGAATTTAATAATAAGTCCAATCAGTTATATGATGATTCTCATTCCGTATCGGACGATAGCCTTCGTTCGGCACAGACCTTTGTAAAAAATCTCCACGCTGATGGCGGGACTGAGATGATGGGGGCTCTTAAACGGGCGATTGCTCAGCCAGAGCATGAAGAGTATCTGCGTCAAATCATTTTCATTACGGATGGTTCCGTGGGTAATGAAAAAGCATTATTCAGTTACATCAATCAGCATCTGGGTAAAGCACGTTTGTTCACTGTTGGTATAGGCAGTGCGCCGAACACTCACTTTATGCATGGCGCGGCCAAATATGGCAGAGGCACGTCGACTCAAATCAGTGACTTATCAGAAGTGAACGCAAAGATTACCCGCTTATTTGAAAAACTAAGTTATCCGGTGATGCGTGATATCAAAGCGCAATGGCCATCGGATATCACCGTAGAATCTTATCCTGCCAATATCCCTGATCTATATGTGTCTGAGCCAATTATGCTGATTGCACGGTCTGAACAGCCAATCGACACGGTCACACTCACTGGGCAGATAGCGGGTCAGCTCTGGCAACAGCAATTGACGGTTGAACAGGGAGGCACAGCCAGCGCCGAGAATATTAATAAGATCTGGGCGCTGGATAAGGTAAATGATTTGATAGAAAAATCTGTTCTCTATGGTGAACCCGTCACAAAGTACAAAAATGACATTGTAAAAATAGGCGTTGAAAACCAGATCGTGACGCAATTCACCAGTTTTGTCGCCGTTGAAAAAGAGATTTCAAAACCTGAGCATGCCGTAGCTAAAGATGCGCAAGTGCCTAACTTACTGCCTAATGCCAAAAAAGTTCATGCTCCCGGTACTGCGACACCAGCCACCTTGCAGATAATACTGGGCTTGATCCTATTGCTCTGTGCCCTTGTTTACCAACGCTTCGCCCAGCGTCCACGCCAAAAGGGTCTGCAAGCATGA
- the creB gene encoding two-component system response regulator CreB: protein MMIKTILIVEDEAEIADALIYVLKAEGMDPIWVSTAQNALIELNATAVDLAILDVGLPDGNGFDLFKTIRESYLIPMMFLTARSEEIDRIIGLEIGADDYVTKPFSPREVAARVKNILKRAAMQPNTDTHLTKNGFNLDSQQMKITYQGQMLELTRSEYSLLETLINHPQQIFSRRQLIEAVWSSQHPSDERVIDTHIKSLRHKLKNIDAVDVPIMTHRGFGYSLAATS from the coding sequence ATGATGATCAAAACCATATTAATCGTTGAAGATGAAGCAGAGATCGCCGATGCATTAATTTATGTGCTGAAAGCTGAAGGTATGGACCCTATTTGGGTGAGCACAGCCCAAAATGCTTTGATAGAACTTAACGCCACTGCTGTTGATCTGGCTATTTTAGATGTCGGGCTGCCTGACGGTAATGGTTTTGACCTGTTTAAAACTATTCGGGAAAGTTATTTGATACCGATGATGTTTTTGACCGCCCGTTCGGAAGAGATTGACCGGATTATTGGCCTGGAGATCGGTGCCGATGATTATGTCACAAAACCGTTCAGCCCCAGAGAAGTGGCAGCAAGAGTTAAAAACATCCTTAAGCGGGCTGCTATGCAGCCCAACACTGACACACACCTGACGAAGAACGGCTTTAATTTAGATAGCCAGCAGATGAAAATCACTTACCAGGGTCAAATGCTGGAGCTGACTCGCAGTGAATATTCGCTACTCGAAACCCTGATAAACCATCCGCAACAGATATTTTCCCGTCGACAATTGATAGAAGCCGTATGGTCATCGCAACACCCATCTGATGAGCGGGTGATTGATACACATATTAAGAGTTTGCGGCATAAGCTGAAAAATATCGATGCCGTTGATGTACCCATTATGACTCATCGGGGTTTTGGTTATTCACTGGCTGCTACTTCATGA
- the creC gene encoding two-component system sensor histidine kinase CreC, which translates to MIKISFSLRAFFVFFIILGVLTWFFLDKATDKLSTAFQQSSETVLVDTANLLATSLEHQFRNQVLDTDEIALIFEESYKRQIQAQIYSLYKNAIDLEIYITNRQGIVIYDSTGQHEGEDFSAWRDVRLTLEGKYGARSSFRYEDKTSKTDEKIMVVAAPIQIEEDIVGVLSVVKPIKPLEQLLATESENLKTYILFALAAAMLIGYLVSRGFTASISRLVDYANNMALGERSNQPAFMDKRFDNLATAITHMRDQLDGKEYVEHYIHGLTHELKTPLTAVAAAAELLSEEMPADEQKRFINNICASNTRMQALVERMLDLARLENMTTLTEVNAFDLADIIGAKIRENDALIREYDLHIHFDKSEQLIVHGDKLLLQQAISNLLDNALENSPQGGHITIRYELKSNQHQIKTINEGQLDDFMIERAFERFFSLHSKNGARKSTGLGLSFVREIMHLHHGEVKLSNTVSGVCAEMSWPAELS; encoded by the coding sequence ATGATAAAAATAAGCTTTAGTCTGCGTGCCTTTTTTGTCTTTTTTATTATTCTGGGTGTGTTGACCTGGTTTTTTCTGGATAAAGCCACAGACAAACTGAGCACCGCATTTCAGCAATCTTCGGAAACGGTGTTAGTCGATACCGCTAACTTACTGGCAACGTCTTTAGAGCATCAGTTTCGAAATCAGGTGCTGGATACTGATGAAATTGCACTCATTTTTGAAGAAAGCTATAAACGCCAGATCCAGGCGCAAATCTACAGCTTATATAAAAATGCTATTGATCTGGAGATCTACATCACCAATCGGCAAGGCATAGTGATCTATGATTCTACAGGCCAACATGAAGGTGAAGATTTTTCTGCCTGGCGCGATGTGAGACTGACCCTGGAGGGTAAGTATGGAGCCCGGAGTAGTTTTCGTTATGAGGATAAAACGAGCAAAACTGATGAGAAAATTATGGTTGTTGCTGCCCCGATTCAAATTGAAGAGGATATCGTCGGCGTGCTTAGTGTCGTCAAACCTATCAAGCCATTAGAGCAGTTACTGGCAACCGAAAGCGAGAACTTAAAAACCTACATTCTGTTTGCCTTAGCAGCGGCCATGCTGATTGGCTATTTGGTGAGTCGTGGTTTCACTGCGTCCATCTCACGCCTGGTAGATTATGCCAATAACATGGCTTTAGGGGAGCGTAGCAACCAACCGGCGTTTATGGATAAACGTTTTGATAACCTGGCAACAGCGATTACGCATATGCGTGATCAACTGGATGGTAAGGAATATGTCGAACACTACATCCACGGCTTAACTCATGAGTTAAAAACACCCTTAACAGCGGTGGCGGCAGCGGCAGAACTGTTATCTGAAGAGATGCCTGCAGATGAACAGAAGCGTTTTATTAATAATATCTGCGCCTCAAATACACGTATGCAGGCATTGGTAGAACGCATGTTGGATCTGGCCAGGCTGGAAAACATGACCACACTGACAGAGGTTAATGCGTTTGATTTAGCTGATATTATTGGCGCGAAAATACGCGAAAATGATGCCCTTATTCGTGAGTATGATCTGCATATCCATTTTGATAAATCGGAACAACTAATAGTCCATGGTGATAAATTATTGTTGCAGCAAGCAATAAGCAACCTACTGGATAACGCCCTGGAAAATAGTCCGCAAGGTGGCCACATAACCATTAGGTATGAACTCAAATCTAATCAGCATCAGATTAAAACAATCAATGAAGGTCAATTAGATGATTTTATGATCGAACGTGCGTTTGAGCGTTTTTTCTCATTACATTCTAAAAATGGCGCACGTAAAAGCACCGGGCTTGGTTTGAGTTTTGTGCGTGAAATCATGCATCTGCACCATGGCGAAGTAAAATTAAGCAATACGGTATCAGGCGTCTGTGCAGAAATGTCCTGGCCCGCTGAGTTAAGCTGA
- a CDS encoding SDR family oxidoreductase, with product MELKDKVIVITGGGRGLGRAMALELAEKGAKLALADLDQEGLDETVGLCMEFGVEARGYIANVSDEDSVVKLFNDVASDFGALHGLVNNAGITRDGLFIKVKDGEVVSKMSLDNWNLVMDVNLTGTFLCGREAAIKMIELGNPGCIINISSISRHGNMGQTNYTATKAGVEAMAVTWAKELARYGIRAASIAPGYIGTEMVLSMKPEALEKIASGIPAKRLGKPQEIANTVAFIMENDYVNGRCIEVDGALRI from the coding sequence ATGGAACTGAAAGATAAAGTAATCGTTATTACTGGTGGCGGCCGTGGTCTGGGTCGTGCAATGGCACTGGAACTGGCAGAGAAAGGCGCGAAACTGGCTCTGGCTGATCTGGACCAGGAAGGTCTGGACGAAACCGTTGGACTGTGTATGGAGTTCGGCGTAGAAGCCCGGGGCTACATCGCCAACGTTTCTGATGAAGACTCTGTTGTTAAGCTGTTCAACGACGTAGCCTCCGATTTTGGTGCCCTGCATGGCCTGGTAAACAACGCTGGCATCACCCGTGACGGCCTGTTCATCAAAGTTAAAGATGGCGAAGTTGTCAGCAAAATGAGCCTGGACAACTGGAACCTGGTAATGGACGTTAACCTGACCGGTACATTCCTGTGTGGTCGTGAAGCGGCTATCAAGATGATCGAACTGGGCAATCCAGGCTGCATCATCAACATCTCCTCTATCTCACGCCACGGCAACATGGGACAGACCAATTACACCGCAACTAAAGCGGGCGTAGAAGCAATGGCTGTTACCTGGGCTAAAGAACTGGCGCGTTACGGTATCCGTGCAGCCTCTATCGCTCCGGGTTACATCGGCACGGAGATGGTTCTGAGCATGAAACCTGAAGCACTGGAGAAGATCGCTTCCGGCATTCCTGCCAAGCGTCTGGGTAAGCCACAGGAGATCGCTAATACTGTCGCTTTCATCATGGAAAACGACTATGTAAATGGCCGTTGCATCGAAGTAGACGGCGCACTCCGGATCTGA